Proteins encoded within one genomic window of Mesobacillus subterraneus:
- a CDS encoding EcsC family protein, which produces MNEYELNAYEEVLAFKRKLNKRSSLLARASKKAQTKVNQLIPDRVHQFLTESIKNMVKATLAGSNYTTKKQQGTGLTLSEKDQELYKKLSAYKRTAAVEGAGTGAGGILLGMADFPLLLSIKMKFLFEAASVYGYDPSRYEERLFILYVFQLAFSSDDHRKQTLDLIENWEERKAELTELDWQQFQQEYRDYIDFAKMLQLMPGIGAVIGAYANYNLLDQLGETAMNAYRIRILKTPPQL; this is translated from the coding sequence TTGAATGAATATGAGTTGAATGCATATGAAGAGGTCCTCGCCTTTAAGCGGAAGCTGAATAAACGTTCTAGCCTTTTGGCTCGGGCTTCGAAGAAAGCGCAGACGAAAGTGAATCAGTTGATTCCAGATAGAGTTCATCAATTCTTGACAGAAAGTATCAAGAATATGGTCAAGGCAACTTTGGCGGGATCGAATTACACGACGAAAAAGCAGCAGGGAACAGGACTAACACTTTCTGAGAAAGACCAGGAGCTTTATAAAAAGCTGTCTGCCTACAAGAGGACAGCGGCTGTCGAAGGGGCTGGAACTGGAGCAGGGGGTATACTGCTCGGAATGGCAGATTTTCCACTGCTTTTATCGATAAAAATGAAATTTCTTTTCGAGGCTGCCTCAGTATATGGTTATGACCCTTCAAGATATGAAGAAAGGCTGTTCATCCTTTATGTTTTCCAGCTGGCTTTTTCAAGTGATGACCATCGAAAGCAGACATTGGATTTGATTGAGAACTGGGAAGAAAGGAAAGCTGAACTGACGGAGCTGGATTGGCAGCAATTTCAGCAGGAATACAGAGACTATATCGACTTTGCCAAAATGCTGCAGCTGATGCCCGGGATTGGGGCTGTTATAGGAGCTTATGCCAATTACAATCTGCTCGACCAGCTTGGGGAAACAGCGATGAATGCTTATAGGATTAGAATCCTGAAAACACCTCCGCAACTATAA
- a CDS encoding ABC transporter permease: MGTAAFYYQEWIDTLQPDFPAAWIIALVLAAVLTYSPIQTFLTEADKIFLLPLETRLDEYFRKSITFSLSMQSYLLLLILAVLMPLHVKIHGADFKSFFVLLIVLILIKGINILIRWNVQYFIEKNVKLTDSFIRFTINVVLLYFIFSGAQLIFAAVPAVALILLYFYYKKQAKDKGLKWEQLIEDEERRMNAFYRVVNMFTDVPKLRDRTKRRKWLDWLVNIIPYKQDLTFSHLYLRTFARSGDYFSLLVRLTLIGGAALYFLSYGPGQILLALLFMYLTGFQLLPLWNHHQNKLWVSLYPVPESARKKSFTSLLLGIMIFQAAVFAGTVFVKGELVLGAIVLASGIAFSLFFVYFYSKGKLKS, encoded by the coding sequence TTGGGAACAGCGGCATTTTACTATCAAGAGTGGATTGACACCCTGCAGCCGGACTTTCCGGCAGCGTGGATCATCGCCTTGGTTCTTGCAGCAGTGCTTACATATAGTCCCATTCAGACATTTTTGACGGAAGCGGATAAAATATTTTTATTGCCGCTTGAAACCAGACTGGATGAATATTTCCGGAAATCGATCACATTCAGCCTGAGCATGCAGTCATATCTATTGCTGCTCATACTCGCGGTATTGATGCCTCTTCATGTAAAAATACATGGTGCCGATTTCAAATCGTTTTTCGTCCTTTTAATTGTACTCATCCTGATAAAAGGGATCAATATATTGATACGCTGGAATGTGCAGTATTTTATCGAGAAAAATGTAAAATTGACTGACAGCTTCATTCGTTTCACCATCAATGTGGTGCTATTGTATTTTATCTTTTCAGGAGCTCAGTTGATATTTGCAGCCGTTCCAGCTGTTGCCTTAATCTTGTTGTATTTTTACTATAAAAAGCAGGCAAAGGATAAAGGCTTGAAGTGGGAGCAGTTGATCGAGGACGAGGAACGTCGGATGAATGCCTTTTACCGTGTGGTCAATATGTTTACCGATGTTCCGAAGCTGCGAGACCGCACAAAAAGAAGAAAATGGCTGGATTGGCTCGTTAACATCATTCCATATAAGCAGGACCTGACCTTCAGCCATCTTTACTTAAGGACCTTCGCAAGATCCGGAGATTATTTCAGCCTGCTTGTCCGCCTTACATTGATAGGAGGAGCAGCTCTTTATTTCCTATCTTATGGGCCAGGACAAATATTGCTTGCCTTGCTTTTCATGTATTTGACAGGGTTCCAGCTATTGCCGTTATGGAATCATCACCAAAACAAACTATGGGTCAGCCTGTACCCTGTGCCAGAGAGTGCAAGAAAGAAATCCTTTACGAGCCTGCTTCTAGGAATTATGATTTTTCAGGCAGCTGTTTTTGCAGGGACAGTTTTCGTTAAAGGGGAACTGGTATTAGGAGCGATTGTTTTAGCTTCTGGAATTGCATTTTCCCTGTTCTTTGTTTACTTTTACAGCAAGGGCAAGCTTAAATCCTGA
- a CDS encoding ABC transporter permease: MFNPQHLWKERFGTFTKETGSYLRYIFNGHLVIVVLFFIGNSGILLSRVD, encoded by the coding sequence ATGTTTAATCCGCAGCACTTATGGAAGGAGCGTTTCGGCACTTTTACCAAGGAAACCGGAAGCTACCTGCGATATATTTTTAACGGCCATTTAGTGATAGTTGTCCTTTTTTTTATTGGGAACAGCGGCATTTTACTATCAAGAGTGGATTGA